One window of the Lysobacter sp. S4-A87 genome contains the following:
- the zwf gene encoding glucose-6-phosphate dehydrogenase produces the protein MAPFDLIIFGGTGDLALRKLLPALFHRYVDGQIVAGTRIFGLARDTLGDEAYRERVREALQKTLADDPRSPAALEPFLEMLGYRRIDLSADTGWAELAAELSDESRVRVFYLAVGPDLFGSVGARLQAHGLTGANTRVVVEKPIGHDRDSAVAINDALGKVFDESQIYRIDHYLGKETVQNLIALRFGNALFEPLWKAEHIDHVQITVAETVGLERRASYYDKSGALRDMVQNHILQLLCLVAMEPPSSLSADAIRDEKLKVLRALRPIENGATTQQTVRGQYRAGAVEGRPVPGYLEELGRNDSRTETFVALKAEVRNWRWAGVPFYLRTGKRLADRMSEIVVTFRQVPHSIFGELAEPIYPNQLVIRLQPDEGVKLWLMNKVPGPGGLRLRRVPMDLSFAETFGGRQPEAYERLLMDVVRGNPMLFMRRDEVEAAWAWIDPIRATWEASAEAPKAYTAGSWGPSAAVALIERDGRTWHEDAV, from the coding sequence ATGGCGCCCTTCGATCTGATCATCTTCGGCGGCACGGGCGACCTGGCCCTGCGCAAGCTGCTGCCGGCCCTGTTCCACCGCTATGTCGACGGCCAGATCGTCGCCGGGACCCGGATCTTCGGACTCGCCCGCGACACCTTGGGTGACGAGGCCTACCGCGAACGTGTCCGCGAGGCCTTGCAGAAGACCCTCGCCGACGACCCGCGTTCGCCGGCGGCACTGGAACCGTTCCTGGAGATGCTCGGCTACCGCCGCATCGACCTCAGCGCCGACACCGGCTGGGCCGAACTGGCGGCGGAGCTGTCGGACGAATCGCGGGTCCGCGTGTTCTACCTCGCCGTCGGCCCGGACCTGTTCGGCAGCGTCGGCGCCCGTCTGCAGGCCCATGGCCTGACCGGCGCCAACACCCGCGTGGTGGTGGAAAAGCCGATCGGCCACGACCGCGACAGCGCCGTCGCCATCAACGACGCCCTCGGCAAGGTCTTCGACGAATCGCAGATCTACCGGATCGATCACTACCTCGGCAAGGAGACCGTGCAGAACCTGATCGCGCTGCGATTCGGCAATGCCCTGTTCGAGCCGTTGTGGAAGGCCGAACACATCGACCACGTGCAGATCACCGTGGCCGAAACGGTCGGCCTGGAGCGCCGCGCCAGCTACTACGACAAGTCCGGCGCGCTGCGCGACATGGTCCAGAACCACATCCTGCAGCTGCTGTGCCTGGTGGCGATGGAGCCGCCGTCGTCGCTCTCGGCCGATGCGATTCGAGACGAGAAGCTGAAAGTGCTGCGCGCGCTGCGCCCGATCGAGAATGGCGCGACCACGCAACAGACCGTGCGCGGCCAGTACCGCGCCGGCGCGGTCGAAGGCCGCCCGGTGCCGGGTTACCTGGAAGAACTGGGCCGCAACGACTCGCGCACCGAAACCTTCGTCGCCCTCAAGGCCGAAGTACGCAACTGGCGCTGGGCCGGCGTGCCGTTCTACCTGCGCACCGGCAAGCGCCTGGCCGACCGCATGTCGGAAATCGTGGTGACCTTCCGCCAGGTGCCGCATTCGATCTTCGGCGAGCTGGCCGAACCGATCTATCCGAACCAGCTGGTCATCCGCCTGCAGCCCGACGAGGGCGTGAAGTTGTGGCTGATGAACAAGGTGCCGGGCCCGGGTGGCCTGCGCCTGCGCCGCGTGCCGATGGACCTGAGCTTCGCCGAGACCTTCGGCGGTCGCCAGCCGGAAGCGTACGAACGCTTGCTGATGGACGTGGTGCGCGGCAACCCGATGCTGTTCATGCGTCGCGACGAAGTCGAAGCGGCATGGGCCTGGATCGATCCGATCCGCGCCACGTGGGAAGCCAGCGCCGAAGCGCCCAAGGCCTACACGGCCGGAAGCTGGGGCCCGAGCGCCGCGGTTGCGCTGATCGAACGCGACGGCAGGACCTGGCATGAAGATGCTGTCTAA
- a CDS encoding GntR family transcriptional regulator, giving the protein MQDYLVNEFSRQADARRAPAYQHLRRTLQHAIENGELTAGQALPSERELSKLLDLSRVTVRKAIAGLVGDGLLMQRQGAGTFVAERIVKSFSKLTSFTDDLRARGLDPTSRFLERSVGEVTPDEAMALNLSPGAQVVRYYRLRIADDMVLALERTVVPQSVLADPGLVENSLYEAFTKLGLRPTRALQRLRAIAFDAEQARLMNLAEGSPGLFIERRTFLDDGRIVEYTRSFYRGDAYDFVAELQSE; this is encoded by the coding sequence ATGCAGGACTATCTTGTCAACGAGTTCAGCCGCCAGGCCGATGCGCGTCGCGCGCCGGCCTATCAGCACCTGCGCCGGACCCTGCAGCACGCCATCGAGAACGGCGAGCTGACCGCCGGCCAGGCCCTGCCGAGCGAGCGCGAGCTGAGCAAGCTGCTCGACCTGTCGCGGGTCACCGTGCGCAAGGCCATTGCCGGCCTGGTCGGTGATGGCCTGCTGATGCAGCGCCAGGGCGCGGGCACCTTCGTCGCCGAGCGCATCGTCAAATCCTTTTCCAAGCTCACCAGCTTCACCGACGACCTGCGCGCACGCGGCCTGGATCCGACCTCGCGCTTCCTCGAGCGCAGCGTCGGCGAGGTCACACCCGACGAGGCGATGGCGCTGAACCTGTCGCCGGGCGCCCAGGTCGTGCGCTATTACCGCCTGCGCATCGCCGACGACATGGTGCTGGCGCTCGAGCGCACGGTCGTTCCGCAATCGGTGCTGGCCGATCCGGGCCTGGTCGAGAACTCGCTGTACGAGGCCTTCACCAAGCTCGGCCTGCGCCCGACCCGTGCTCTACAGCGCCTGCGCGCCATCGCTTTCGACGCCGAGCAGGCGCGGCTGATGAACCTGGCCGAGGGCAGCCCCGGTCTTTTCATCGAGCGCCGCACCTTCCTCGACGACGGCCGCATCGTCGAATACACGCGTTCGTTCTACCGCGGCGATGCTTACGATTTCGTTGCCGAACTGCAGAGCGAATGA
- a CDS encoding SIS domain-containing protein produces the protein MISPTATRMYAEAEQTADVVAGQFAANADIIDALVARLRKDPPAFIVTCARGSSDHAATYGKYLFETTLGLITASASPSVGSVYAVQPHMRGALFVAISQSGKSPDLVRNAEIAKAAGALVVALVNVEDSPLARIADTVIPLRAGPETSVAATKSYLCSLAALLQLTARWSGDAALLKATDELPAALRAAWAQDWSPLVEGLKDAHNLFVVGRGLGLGAAQEAALKFKETCGLHAEAFSSAEVKHGPMAIVGPGFPVLAFAQDDDTGAGTVAVVEEFHKRGAPVWLARPGAHRDDALPMPASPHPACTPLLAVQSFYKAVNALAVARGHNPDVPPHLNKVTETV, from the coding sequence ATGATCTCCCCCACCGCGACCAGGATGTACGCCGAGGCCGAGCAGACGGCCGACGTCGTTGCCGGCCAGTTCGCCGCCAATGCCGACATCATCGACGCTCTTGTCGCCCGCCTGCGCAAGGATCCGCCGGCCTTCATCGTCACCTGCGCACGTGGCAGCTCCGACCATGCCGCGACCTATGGCAAGTATCTGTTCGAGACCACCCTCGGCCTGATCACCGCCTCGGCCTCGCCCTCGGTCGGCTCGGTCTACGCGGTGCAGCCGCACATGCGTGGCGCGCTGTTCGTGGCGATCTCGCAGTCTGGCAAGAGCCCCGACCTGGTCCGCAACGCCGAGATCGCCAAGGCCGCCGGCGCGCTCGTCGTGGCCTTGGTCAATGTCGAAGACTCGCCGCTGGCCAGGATTGCCGACACGGTGATCCCGCTGCGCGCCGGTCCGGAGACCAGCGTCGCGGCAACCAAGAGCTATCTGTGTTCGCTGGCGGCGCTGCTGCAGCTGACCGCCCGCTGGAGCGGCGATGCCGCCCTGCTCAAGGCCACCGATGAACTGCCTGCCGCCCTGCGCGCCGCCTGGGCACAGGACTGGTCGCCGCTGGTCGAAGGTTTGAAGGATGCGCACAACCTGTTCGTCGTCGGTCGCGGCCTCGGTCTCGGCGCAGCCCAGGAGGCGGCGCTCAAGTTCAAGGAAACCTGCGGCCTGCACGCCGAGGCGTTCTCCTCGGCCGAGGTCAAGCACGGACCGATGGCCATCGTCGGCCCCGGCTTCCCGGTGCTGGCCTTTGCCCAGGACGATGACACCGGCGCCGGCACGGTCGCGGTGGTCGAGGAATTCCACAAGCGCGGCGCACCGGTCTGGCTGGCGCGCCCCGGCGCCCACCGTGACGACGCCCTGCCGATGCCGGCATCGCCGCATCCGGCCTGCACGCCGTTGCTGGCGGTGCAGAGCTTCTACAAGGCGGTCAATGCACTGGCGGTGGCGCGTGGCCACAACCCGGATGTGCCGCCTCATCTGAACAAGGTCACCGAGACGGTCTGA
- the nagA gene encoding N-acetylglucosamine-6-phosphate deacetylase, with product MTPSTSTTTAFHNGHVLTDHGFETDVCVIVEDGHIVAVLPGAAPKGAQVVDLAGGYLVPGFIDTQVNGGGDVLFNDEPTVAGLRTIATAHRKFGTTGMMPTLISDDTGVMARAIAATREAISLGVPGILGIHLEGPYLNAARKGVHDPAKFHTPDEDELDLVASLGNGRTMLTLAPERFSAATLRELAARRLILCAGHTAATYEQMRDGFSAGIRGVTHLFNAMTPMNSREPGGVGAALENTYTWCGLIVDGYHVHDATLRVAIAARPRGKMMLVTDAMPPVGGEREDFELYGVTMTCRDGKCTTADGTLAGSALDMAGAVRNTVQRLGLSLEEACRMASTYPAEFLGLGGELGRIAPGFRADLVMLDEALQVRGTWINGQG from the coding sequence ATGACGCCCTCGACCAGCACGACCACCGCCTTCCACAACGGCCACGTCCTCACCGACCACGGCTTCGAGACCGACGTCTGCGTGATCGTGGAAGACGGCCACATCGTTGCCGTGCTGCCCGGCGCCGCCCCCAAGGGTGCGCAGGTCGTCGACCTCGCCGGCGGCTACCTGGTGCCGGGCTTCATCGACACCCAGGTCAACGGTGGCGGCGATGTGCTGTTCAATGACGAGCCGACGGTGGCGGGCCTGCGCACGATCGCGACGGCGCACCGCAAGTTCGGCACCACCGGCATGATGCCGACGCTGATCAGCGACGACACCGGGGTGATGGCGCGCGCCATTGCCGCCACACGCGAGGCGATCTCGCTGGGCGTGCCGGGCATCCTCGGCATCCACCTGGAAGGCCCGTACCTCAACGCCGCGCGCAAGGGCGTCCACGACCCGGCCAAGTTCCACACCCCGGACGAGGACGAACTCGACCTGGTCGCCTCGCTCGGCAACGGCCGCACGATGCTGACCCTGGCCCCGGAGCGCTTTTCCGCCGCCACGCTGCGCGAGCTGGCCGCGCGCCGACTCATCCTCTGCGCCGGGCACACCGCTGCCACCTACGAACAGATGCGCGACGGCTTCAGCGCCGGCATCCGCGGCGTCACCCACCTGTTCAACGCGATGACGCCGATGAACAGTCGCGAGCCTGGCGGGGTCGGCGCGGCGCTGGAGAATACGTACACCTGGTGCGGCCTGATCGTCGACGGTTACCACGTCCACGACGCCACGCTGCGGGTGGCGATCGCGGCACGACCGCGCGGAAAGATGATGCTGGTGACCGACGCGATGCCGCCGGTCGGCGGCGAGCGCGAGGACTTCGAGCTCTACGGCGTGACCATGACCTGCCGCGACGGCAAGTGCACCACCGCCGACGGCACCCTCGCCGGCTCGGCGCTGGACATGGCCGGTGCGGTCCGCAACACGGTCCAGCGGCTGGGCCTTTCCCTGGAGGAAGCCTGCCGCATGGCCTCGACCTACCCGGCCGAGTTCCTCGGCCTGGGCGGCGAACTGGGGCGAATCGCTCCGGGCTTCCGTGCCGATCTGGTGATGCTGGACGAGGCGCTGCAGGTGCGCGGCACCTGGATCAACGGCCAGGGCTGA
- a CDS encoding indolepyruvate ferredoxin oxidoreductase family protein: MTSTAELSSPSSANTALTNSVLDTDYSLEHKYSREQGRIYLSGVQALVRLPLMQRLRDQAAGLDTAGFISGYRGSPLGGFDLELWRARKHLEAAGVKFTPGLNEDLGATMVWGTQQTNLFPGAKVEGVYGMWYGKGPGVDRTGDVFKHANAAGTSKFGGVLALAADDHACRSSTLPHGSEDEFVSAMMPILNPAGVQDILDMGVLGWAMSRYTGRWVGFKTIAETVESSASIDVNPLAMQIVMPDDFEMPVGGLNIRWPDPPMDQEMRLHRYAVKAAQAFARANGIDRTVIDSPRARLGIVTTGKSYLDVLQALEYLGLDENACAELGIRVYKVGMTWPLEPVGITRFAQGLEDIVVVEEKRAFIERQMKEYMYNWSGQRPSIVGKYDEQGEWILPSTGELTPATIAGVIGRRIQKFHNSEHIENVLRWMAEKESELALPRAQFPRVPHYCSGCPHNTSTVVPEGSRALGGIGCHYMVTWMDRSTDTFTHMGGEGVTWSGQAAFTETQHVFQNLGDGTYFHSGSLAIRQSVATGVNITYKILYNDAVAMTGGQPVDGTLSVPQIAHQVRSEGVQTIVLVSDDIAKWNKREIFPSDVEFFDRKELDTVQKRLREVKGTSVLIYDQTCATEKRRRRKRGKMVDPQKRVMVNSLVCEGCGDCGKKSFCVSVLPKETEFGRKREIDQSNCNKDYSCVNGFCPSFVTVEGGGLRKKKGSGAKDRLSDLPMPQLPSLDQPWNILITGVGGTGVVTIGALLGMAGHLEGKGASVLDQTGLAQKGGAVTTHIRIARTPADIHAVRIAAGEADLVLGCDMVVVNDYWALSKVRSGRSSVVLNSYEAMPGTFTTRPDMQFPATDIIAAIKVALGGKDPHVVDATQLATALMGDAIASNLFILGYAWQQGLVPLSLDSIMRAVELNGAAIEMNKTAFAWGRLAVVDPKAVAESAGLVRNAQTAAEATPGELPMLSPGAWEGNEWGATSAPRTTRKEDELRHVPAHGGDNVAFLPLDDARLSRSLDEVVSRRVAFLTEYQDAGYAKRYSDFVARVHAAERNVAGTTDLTEAVARYAFKLMAYKDEYEVARLYTSGDFQKKLEQQFDGDYKLKFHLAPPLLAKKDAQGRLIKQEFGPWVFTAFKWMAKLRFLRGGAFDIFGKTEERKMERQLIVDYFATIEGLLGKLDRSNVGLAAEIAGIPEHIRGYGHVKEDHLHKAKAREAELLKEWDNPLRIVKVA, translated from the coding sequence ATGACCAGCACCGCCGAACTCAGCTCGCCGTCCTCGGCGAATACCGCGCTTACCAACTCGGTGCTCGATACCGACTACTCGCTCGAGCACAAGTACAGCCGCGAACAGGGCCGCATCTACCTGAGCGGTGTGCAGGCGCTGGTCCGCCTGCCGCTGATGCAGCGCCTGCGCGACCAGGCCGCCGGGCTCGACACCGCCGGTTTCATCTCCGGCTACCGCGGCAGCCCGCTGGGCGGCTTCGACCTGGAGCTGTGGCGCGCGCGCAAGCACCTGGAAGCGGCCGGCGTGAAGTTCACCCCGGGCCTCAACGAAGACCTCGGCGCGACCATGGTCTGGGGCACGCAGCAGACCAATCTGTTCCCGGGCGCCAAGGTCGAAGGCGTGTACGGCATGTGGTACGGCAAGGGCCCGGGCGTGGACCGCACCGGCGACGTGTTCAAGCACGCCAATGCCGCCGGCACCTCGAAGTTCGGTGGCGTGCTCGCACTGGCCGCCGACGACCATGCCTGCCGCTCGTCGACGCTGCCGCACGGCTCGGAGGACGAGTTCGTCAGCGCGATGATGCCGATCCTCAACCCGGCCGGCGTCCAGGACATCCTCGACATGGGCGTGCTCGGCTGGGCGATGTCGCGCTACACCGGTCGCTGGGTCGGCTTCAAGACGATCGCCGAGACTGTGGAGTCGTCGGCCTCCATCGACGTCAACCCGCTGGCGATGCAGATCGTCATGCCGGACGACTTCGAAATGCCGGTTGGCGGCCTCAACATCCGCTGGCCCGATCCGCCGATGGACCAGGAAATGCGCCTGCACCGCTATGCGGTCAAGGCTGCGCAGGCCTTCGCCCGCGCCAACGGCATCGACCGCACCGTCATTGATTCGCCGCGCGCGCGCCTGGGCATCGTCACCACCGGCAAGTCCTATCTCGACGTGCTGCAGGCGCTGGAATACCTGGGCCTGGACGAGAACGCCTGCGCCGAGCTGGGCATCCGCGTCTACAAGGTCGGCATGACCTGGCCGCTGGAGCCGGTCGGCATCACCCGTTTCGCGCAAGGACTTGAAGACATCGTCGTCGTCGAGGAAAAGCGCGCCTTCATCGAACGCCAGATGAAGGAGTACATGTACAACTGGAGCGGCCAGCGTCCGTCGATCGTCGGCAAGTACGACGAACAGGGCGAGTGGATCCTGCCGTCCACCGGCGAGCTGACCCCGGCGACCATCGCCGGCGTGATCGGCCGTCGCATCCAGAAATTCCACAACAGCGAGCACATCGAGAACGTGCTGCGCTGGATGGCCGAGAAGGAGTCCGAGCTGGCCCTGCCGCGCGCGCAGTTCCCGCGCGTGCCGCACTACTGCTCCGGCTGCCCGCACAACACCTCGACCGTGGTGCCGGAAGGCTCGCGCGCCCTTGGCGGCATCGGTTGCCATTACATGGTGACCTGGATGGACCGCAGCACCGACACCTTCACCCACATGGGCGGCGAAGGCGTGACGTGGTCGGGGCAGGCGGCATTCACCGAAACCCAGCACGTGTTCCAGAACCTCGGCGACGGCACCTACTTCCACTCCGGCTCGCTGGCAATCCGCCAGTCGGTCGCGACCGGCGTCAACATCACCTACAAGATCCTCTACAACGACGCGGTCGCGATGACCGGCGGCCAGCCGGTCGACGGCACGCTGTCGGTGCCGCAGATCGCCCATCAGGTGCGTTCGGAAGGCGTGCAGACCATCGTGCTGGTGTCGGACGACATCGCCAAGTGGAACAAGCGCGAGATCTTCCCGTCCGATGTCGAGTTCTTCGATCGCAAGGAACTGGACACCGTCCAGAAGCGCCTGCGCGAAGTGAAGGGCACCAGCGTCCTGATCTACGACCAGACCTGCGCCACCGAGAAGCGCCGCCGTCGCAAGCGCGGCAAGATGGTCGATCCGCAGAAGCGGGTGATGGTCAACTCGCTGGTCTGCGAAGGCTGCGGCGACTGCGGCAAGAAGTCGTTCTGCGTGTCGGTGCTGCCGAAGGAGACCGAGTTCGGCCGCAAGCGCGAGATCGACCAGTCCAACTGCAACAAGGACTACTCCTGCGTCAACGGCTTCTGCCCGAGCTTCGTGACGGTGGAAGGCGGTGGCCTGCGCAAGAAGAAAGGCAGCGGCGCAAAGGATCGCCTGAGCGACCTGCCGATGCCGCAGCTGCCCTCGCTCGACCAGCCCTGGAACATCCTGATCACCGGCGTCGGCGGCACCGGCGTGGTCACGATCGGCGCGCTGCTCGGCATGGCCGGCCACCTCGAGGGCAAGGGCGCCAGCGTGCTCGACCAGACCGGCCTGGCCCAGAAGGGCGGCGCGGTCACCACCCACATCCGCATCGCCCGCACCCCGGCCGACATCCACGCCGTGCGCATCGCCGCTGGCGAGGCCGACCTGGTGCTGGGCTGCGACATGGTCGTGGTCAACGATTACTGGGCCCTGTCGAAGGTGCGCTCGGGCCGCAGCTCGGTCGTGCTCAACAGCTACGAGGCGATGCCGGGCACGTTCACCACGCGTCCGGACATGCAGTTCCCGGCGACCGACATCATCGCCGCGATCAAGGTCGCGCTCGGTGGCAAGGACCCGCACGTGGTCGACGCCACCCAGCTGGCCACCGCGCTGATGGGCGATGCGATCGCGTCGAACCTCTTCATCCTCGGCTACGCCTGGCAGCAGGGGCTGGTGCCGCTGTCGCTGGATTCGATCATGCGTGCGGTCGAGCTCAACGGCGCCGCGATCGAGATGAACAAGACCGCCTTCGCCTGGGGCCGTCTGGCCGTGGTCGATCCCAAGGCCGTCGCCGAGTCTGCAGGCCTGGTGCGCAACGCACAGACCGCCGCCGAGGCCACCCCGGGCGAGCTGCCGATGCTGTCGCCGGGCGCCTGGGAAGGCAACGAGTGGGGCGCGACCAGCGCACCGCGCACGACCCGCAAGGAAGACGAGCTGCGCCACGTGCCTGCACATGGCGGTGACAACGTCGCGTTCCTGCCGCTCGACGACGCGCGTCTGTCGCGCTCGCTCGACGAAGTGGTCTCGCGCCGCGTCGCCTTCCTGACCGAGTACCAGGACGCCGGCTACGCCAAGCGCTACAGCGATTTCGTTGCGCGCGTGCACGCGGCCGAGCGCAACGTCGCCGGCACCACCGACCTGACCGAAGCCGTCGCCCGCTACGCCTTCAAGCTGATGGCCTACAAGGACGAGTACGAAGTCGCGCGCCTGTACACCAGCGGCGATTTCCAGAAGAAGCTCGAACAGCAGTTCGACGGCGACTACAAGCTGAAGTTCCACCTCGCTCCGCCGCTGCTGGCGAAGAAAGACGCGCAGGGCCGCCTGATCAAGCAGGAGTTCGGTCCGTGGGTGTTCACCGCGTTCAAGTGGATGGCCAAGCTGCGCTTCCTGCGTGGCGGCGCCTTCGACATCTTCGGCAAGACCGAGGAGCGCAAGATGGAGCGCCAGCTGATCGTCGACTACTTCGCCACGATCGAAGGCCTGCTCGGCAAGCTCGACCGCAGCAATGTCGGCCTGGCCGCCGAGATCGCCGGCATCCCCGAGCACATCCGCGGCTACGGCCACGTCAAGGAAGACCACCTGCACAAGGCCAAGGCGCGCGAAGCCGAGTTGCTGAAGGAGTGGGACAACCCGCTGCGGATCGTCAAGGTGGCGTAA
- a CDS encoding DUF692 domain-containing protein, whose amino-acid sequence MSARVATGGADHSGAHAPESRPWLGFGLGLRPEYFEQILASPPPVDWFEIISENFMVAGGKPLHYLDRIRARHPVAMHGVSLSIGGTDPLDRGYLQRLRELMHRIEPAWVSDHLCWTGVDGINSHDLLPLPYNEATIGHVVERVQQVQEFLGRELLLENLSSYVEFRDSDMPEWEFVACIARRSGCRILLDVNNIQVSARNHGFDPHDYLAGIPADRVWQVHLAGHSDYGTYCVDTHNHDVPESVWSLYESAIGRFGAVSTMIERDDHFPPLPELLAELDLARAAFARAVPVAST is encoded by the coding sequence GTGAGCGCGCGCGTCGCGACTGGCGGCGCAGACCACTCCGGCGCACACGCGCCGGAGTCCCGTCCCTGGCTCGGCTTCGGACTGGGGCTGCGCCCCGAATACTTCGAGCAGATCCTGGCCTCGCCGCCACCGGTCGACTGGTTCGAGATCATCTCGGAGAACTTCATGGTCGCCGGTGGCAAGCCCCTCCACTACCTCGACCGCATCCGCGCGCGCCATCCCGTCGCGATGCACGGCGTGTCGCTGTCGATCGGTGGCACCGACCCGCTCGACCGCGGCTACCTGCAACGGCTGCGCGAGCTGATGCACCGCATCGAACCGGCCTGGGTCTCCGATCACCTGTGCTGGACCGGCGTCGACGGCATCAACAGCCACGACCTGCTGCCGCTGCCCTACAACGAAGCCACGATCGGGCACGTGGTCGAGCGCGTGCAGCAGGTGCAGGAGTTCCTCGGCCGCGAGCTGCTGCTGGAAAACCTCAGCAGCTACGTCGAGTTCCGCGATTCGGACATGCCCGAATGGGAGTTCGTCGCCTGCATCGCCCGGCGCAGCGGTTGCCGGATCCTGCTGGACGTCAACAACATCCAGGTCAGCGCGCGCAACCACGGATTCGATCCGCACGATTACCTGGCGGGCATTCCGGCCGACCGGGTCTGGCAGGTGCACCTGGCCGGCCACAGCGACTACGGCACGTACTGCGTCGACACCCACAACCATGACGTGCCCGAATCGGTGTGGTCGCTGTACGAGAGCGCGATTGGCCGCTTTGGCGCGGTCAGCACGATGATCGAGCGTGACGACCACTTTCCTCCGTTGCCGGAGCTGCTGGCGGAGCTCGATCTGGCGCGGGCGGCGTTTGCCCGCGCCGTGCCGGTGGCATCGACGTGA
- a CDS encoding DNA-binding domain-containing protein, producing the protein MTTRPDTDDRLARLQRGLLAQVRGCGADGGADGGAERGIDGLLAHGRMPAALGLGIYSHAYGARLREALEHDHAVLGIYLGDALWERMCEGYIATHPSRVRSLRDFASDLPGFLASAEPFAAHPQLADLARFERCLLDGFDAADGERLAWDDLLALPEAAWPFLQPTLHPSFRLYQAGFNSVEIWQAIKAGQTPPAAATTHACWGLWRDEERVSRFRSLDSRERIAISHLLHGGGFAGLCEALATDLSLDDVPAAAIGYLQSWCAEGWLSRLC; encoded by the coding sequence GTGACCACCCGGCCCGACACGGACGATCGGCTGGCCCGCCTGCAACGCGGTCTGCTGGCGCAGGTGCGCGGCTGTGGCGCTGACGGTGGCGCTGACGGTGGCGCCGAACGTGGCATCGACGGACTGCTCGCCCACGGCCGGATGCCTGCCGCACTGGGTCTTGGCATCTACAGCCATGCCTACGGCGCGCGCCTGCGGGAAGCGCTCGAGCACGACCACGCGGTGCTGGGCATCTACCTGGGCGATGCGCTGTGGGAACGCATGTGCGAGGGCTACATCGCCACGCATCCCTCGCGCGTGCGGTCGTTGCGCGATTTCGCTTCGGACCTGCCCGGTTTCCTTGCCAGCGCCGAGCCGTTCGCTGCGCATCCCCAGCTGGCGGATCTGGCCCGGTTCGAGCGCTGCCTGCTCGACGGATTCGATGCTGCCGATGGCGAGCGCCTGGCCTGGGACGACCTGCTGGCCCTGCCGGAGGCGGCCTGGCCCTTCCTGCAACCGACCCTGCATCCGAGCTTCCGGCTGTACCAGGCCGGATTCAACAGCGTCGAAATCTGGCAGGCGATCAAGGCCGGGCAGACGCCGCCTGCTGCTGCCACCACGCACGCCTGCTGGGGCCTGTGGCGCGACGAGGAGCGGGTCAGCCGCTTCCGCTCTCTTGATTCGCGCGAACGCATCGCCATCAGCCACCTCCTCCATGGCGGCGGTTTCGCCGGCCTGTGCGAGGCGTTGGCAACGGACCTGTCGCTGGACGACGTGCCGGCCGCGGCCATCGGCTACCTGCAGTCCTGGTGCGCGGAAGGCTGGTTGTCGCGACTGTGCTGA
- a CDS encoding MmcQ/YjbR family DNA-binding protein, whose translation MDTLQLQAHCAGLRGATRELHPDPRNILVYSVGDKTFAYFKTSEPERWRFSIKVSPERFVELTDVAGIKPARFMGRFRWITIVDVRRVPEDYLVELVEWSYQRALDGLTRKRRAQALGDA comes from the coding sequence ATGGATACCTTGCAACTGCAGGCGCACTGCGCGGGTCTTCGCGGCGCGACGCGGGAGCTTCATCCCGACCCGCGCAACATCCTGGTCTACAGCGTCGGCGACAAGACCTTCGCCTACTTCAAGACCAGCGAACCCGAGCGCTGGCGCTTCAGCATCAAGGTCTCGCCGGAGCGCTTCGTCGAACTGACCGATGTCGCCGGCATCAAACCGGCGCGCTTCATGGGCCGCTTCCGCTGGATCACGATAGTGGATGTGCGGCGCGTGCCCGAGGACTACCTGGTCGAACTGGTGGAGTGGTCGTACCAGCGCGCGTTGGATGGGCTGACCCGCAAGCGCCGTGCCCAGGCCCTGGGCGACGCGTAG